In Vibrio sp. 10N, the following proteins share a genomic window:
- the rsxB gene encoding electron transport complex subunit RsxB translates to MSTILIAIVAVVILAGLFGAVLGFASIKFKVEADPIVDQIDSILPQTQCGQCGYPGCRPYAEAIANGDAINKCPPGGQPTIEKLADLMGVEVEDSAHDAEKSIKKVAFIHEDMCIGCTKCIQACPVDAIVGGTKALHTVIKDECTGCDLCVAPCPTDCIEMIPVETTADTWKWQMDAIPVVNITEPTTELNGK, encoded by the coding sequence ATGAGTACCATCCTTATTGCCATCGTTGCTGTCGTTATCCTGGCTGGCCTGTTTGGTGCTGTGCTGGGGTTTGCATCCATCAAATTCAAAGTCGAGGCCGATCCGATTGTCGACCAAATCGACAGTATCCTGCCACAAACTCAATGTGGTCAATGTGGTTACCCAGGTTGTCGCCCATACGCTGAAGCGATAGCTAACGGTGATGCCATAAACAAATGTCCTCCCGGAGGTCAGCCGACAATCGAAAAATTGGCCGATCTGATGGGAGTCGAAGTTGAAGATTCTGCTCACGACGCTGAGAAATCAATAAAGAAAGTCGCTTTTATTCACGAAGACATGTGTATTGGCTGCACTAAGTGCATTCAAGCCTGTCCAGTAGATGCCATTGTCGGTGGCACGAAAGCGCTGCACACAGTTATCAAGGATGAGTGTACGGGTTGTGATTTGTGTGTCGCCCCGTGTCCAACCGACTGTATTGAAATGATCCCGGTAGAAACCACTGCGGATACATGGAAATGGCAAATGGATGCTATCCCTGTCGTCAACATTACCGAACCAACGACAGAACTAAACGGTAAGTAG
- the rsxC gene encoding electron transport complex subunit RsxC, producing the protein MLSLIEQIKSGSLWDFPGGVHPQENKTQSNRNEIVRASVPNELVIPLKQHIGKPGDLLVNVGDKVLKGQALSQVNAAFMLPVHAPTSGTVKAIEPRTIAHPSGLSDLCIVIEADGEDTWTELSPAEDYRALEPDALIETIRLAGISGMGGAGFPTAKKIQSGLQRTEILILNAAECEPYITADDRLMQDCADEVIEGINILKHMLKPKLTIIGIEDNKPEAIKALEKAAANEDIVIRVIPTKYPSGGEKQLIKILTNLEVPVGGIPADIGLMVQNIGSAYAIKRAVCQGEPLIERVVTLTGKTFKQPRNVWTRIGTPVQALLDEFGYKADKKSQRLIMGGPMMGFTLPHANVPITKTANCILAPTFREIDPRSHEIACIRCSQCAEACPASLLPQQLQWYAKSQEYDKCEELNLKDCIECGACAFVCPSEIPLVQYYRQAKAEIRTRKQDADAAERAKVRFEEKKARMERDKAERENRFKKAADDRRKQMSKSGGDDAIAAAIERVKAQKAKAETSNEVKPAVAAAIARAKAKQAEAAKQGQAEPDNSEMAKLREERKRQARERKAEKAVAPEDSTAETSADVDPKKAAIAAALARAKAKKVAQQQDVPADSGSQEAKKDAVAAAIARAKARKQTAQAAPTEAEQETVASEDPKKAAVAAAIARAKARKQTAQAEPKEANSDTQATESEDPKKAAVAAAIARAKARKQAAQAEPEEVNSDTPSAESDDPKKAAVAAAIARAKARKQAAQAEPEEANSDTPTAESDDPKKAAVAAAIARAKARKHAAQAEPAETVSETPAADTEDPKKAAVAAAIARAKARKQAASAETVDAEQPKEMVPETTTSESDDPKKAAVAAAIARAKARKRQQEQDKENN; encoded by the coding sequence ATGTTATCACTCATCGAACAAATTAAATCAGGCTCCCTTTGGGACTTCCCTGGCGGCGTACACCCGCAAGAAAACAAGACGCAATCTAACCGCAATGAGATTGTGCGCGCTTCTGTACCGAACGAACTCGTTATTCCTCTAAAACAGCACATTGGTAAGCCAGGCGACCTATTGGTTAATGTTGGCGATAAAGTACTTAAAGGTCAGGCACTGAGCCAAGTCAACGCGGCCTTTATGTTGCCTGTCCATGCGCCAACGTCTGGTACTGTCAAAGCGATTGAACCTCGCACTATTGCTCACCCTTCGGGGTTAAGCGATCTATGTATCGTGATTGAAGCCGATGGCGAAGACACCTGGACTGAGCTTTCTCCTGCCGAAGACTACCGCGCACTTGAGCCAGACGCGTTGATTGAGACCATTCGTCTTGCCGGTATCTCTGGTATGGGCGGCGCAGGCTTTCCAACCGCGAAGAAAATCCAATCTGGTCTTCAGCGCACTGAAATCTTGATCCTTAACGCTGCTGAGTGTGAGCCCTACATCACGGCTGACGATCGTTTAATGCAAGACTGCGCGGATGAAGTCATTGAAGGCATCAACATCCTCAAGCACATGCTGAAGCCAAAGCTGACCATCATCGGTATTGAAGATAACAAGCCAGAAGCGATTAAAGCATTAGAGAAAGCCGCAGCGAACGAAGACATTGTGATCCGCGTGATCCCAACTAAATACCCTTCTGGTGGTGAAAAGCAGCTCATCAAGATCTTAACCAATCTTGAAGTACCTGTCGGGGGCATTCCTGCTGATATTGGTCTCATGGTACAAAACATTGGGTCAGCGTATGCCATTAAGCGTGCCGTGTGTCAGGGTGAGCCACTTATTGAACGTGTTGTGACGCTAACGGGTAAAACTTTCAAGCAGCCACGCAACGTTTGGACTCGTATCGGTACCCCAGTACAAGCGCTACTGGATGAGTTTGGTTACAAGGCTGATAAAAAGTCACAGCGTCTTATCATGGGCGGTCCGATGATGGGCTTTACCCTTCCGCATGCCAACGTGCCTATTACCAAAACTGCAAACTGCATTTTGGCTCCAACGTTCCGCGAAATTGACCCGCGCTCCCATGAGATCGCCTGTATACGTTGTAGCCAATGTGCCGAAGCCTGCCCTGCATCGTTGCTTCCACAGCAGTTGCAGTGGTATGCAAAGTCGCAAGAGTACGACAAGTGCGAAGAGCTGAACCTTAAAGACTGTATCGAATGTGGTGCGTGTGCATTTGTTTGTCCAAGCGAAATCCCGCTGGTTCAATACTATCGTCAAGCTAAAGCCGAAATCCGCACTCGTAAGCAAGATGCCGACGCAGCTGAACGCGCCAAAGTCCGCTTTGAAGAGAAAAAAGCGCGCATGGAGCGTGACAAAGCGGAACGTGAGAATCGATTCAAGAAAGCCGCTGATGATCGCCGCAAACAGATGAGTAAGTCTGGTGGCGACGACGCTATCGCTGCTGCTATCGAACGCGTCAAAGCGCAAAAAGCCAAAGCTGAAACCAGCAACGAGGTAAAACCAGCGGTCGCCGCTGCAATTGCCCGCGCTAAAGCCAAACAAGCGGAAGCCGCTAAACAAGGTCAAGCAGAACCCGACAATTCAGAAATGGCTAAACTGCGCGAAGAGCGTAAGCGTCAAGCCAGAGAGCGTAAAGCTGAGAAAGCTGTAGCGCCAGAAGACTCGACTGCTGAAACCAGCGCAGATGTCGATCCGAAGAAAGCCGCGATTGCCGCAGCCTTAGCTCGTGCGAAAGCGAAGAAAGTCGCACAGCAGCAAGATGTGCCTGCTGATTCAGGTAGCCAAGAAGCGAAAAAAGACGCCGTCGCTGCTGCGATTGCCCGTGCAAAAGCTCGCAAGCAAACAGCTCAAGCGGCACCAACAGAGGCAGAGCAAGAAACGGTCGCCTCTGAAGACCCGAAAAAAGCAGCCGTTGCCGCTGCAATTGCTCGTGCCAAAGCTCGTAAGCAAACGGCTCAAGCTGAGCCAAAAGAAGCGAACAGCGACACGCAAGCTACTGAGTCTGAAGACCCGAAAAAAGCTGCGGTTGCCGCCGCTATAGCCCGTGCTAAAGCTCGCAAACAAGCGGCTCAAGCCGAGCCTGAAGAAGTGAACAGCGACACACCGTCTGCTGAGTCTGATGACCCGAAAAAAGCTGCCGTTGCCGCCGCTATTGCTCGTGCCAAAGCTCGCAAACAAGCGGCTCAAGCTGAGCCAGAAGAAGCGAACAGCGACACGCCAACTGCTGAGTCTGACGACCCGAAAAAAGCTGCGGTCGCCGCCGCTATCGCCCGTGCTAAAGCTCGCAAACATGCGGCTCAAGCCGAGCCAGCTGAAACGGTAAGCGAAACTCCCGCTGCTGATACAGAAGATCCTAAGAAAGCAGCCGTTGCCGCCGCGATTGCTCGTGCCAAAGCTCGCAAGCAAGCCGCTAGCGCAGAAACCGTGGACGCTGAACAACCTAAAGAAATGGTGCCAGAGACAACCACTTCGGAATCCGACGATCCGAAAAAGGCGGCCGTTGCTGCCGCCATTGCTCGAGCAAAAGCCAGAAAACGCCAACAAGAACAAGATAAGGAGAACAACTAG
- the rsxD gene encoding electron transport complex subunit RsxD has translation MSFFIASSPHAHSRKRTPDIMKGVALCALPGLVAQTYFFGWGTIIQLALAIIVGLGLEAAVMLLRKRSPAMALRDYSALVTAWLLAIAIPPLSPWWVVVIGLLFAIVIAKHLYGGLGQNPFNPAMVAYVVLLISFPVEMTSWITPISISNEPVSFADAFSLIFGGFDMDGYSLQQIRTGIDGITMATPLDAFKTGISNGNTVGEVLDQPIFGGLAGIGWEWVNLAYLVGGLALLKLRIIQWHIPVAMLVSLTIVSGFFAMIWPGETGSPLLHLLSGATMLGAFFIATDPVSASTTVKGRLIFGAFIGVMVFIIRTWGGFPDGVAFGVLLANMCVPLIDYYTKPRTYGH, from the coding sequence GTGTCGTTCTTTATTGCTAGCTCTCCACACGCTCATAGCCGCAAGCGCACACCAGATATTATGAAAGGCGTGGCGCTGTGTGCTCTGCCAGGCCTTGTCGCTCAAACCTATTTCTTTGGTTGGGGCACTATTATCCAACTGGCGCTAGCTATTATTGTCGGATTGGGACTTGAAGCTGCGGTCATGCTGCTTCGTAAACGCTCCCCTGCGATGGCACTTCGCGATTACAGTGCTTTGGTTACCGCGTGGCTTCTTGCTATTGCAATCCCACCACTGTCTCCATGGTGGGTAGTCGTGATTGGTCTACTATTCGCTATCGTCATCGCTAAACACCTCTATGGAGGGTTGGGTCAAAACCCATTTAACCCTGCGATGGTCGCTTATGTGGTATTGCTTATCTCTTTTCCTGTAGAGATGACAAGCTGGATCACACCCATCTCAATTTCGAATGAACCAGTTAGCTTTGCTGATGCCTTCTCGCTGATTTTTGGTGGCTTTGATATGGATGGCTACTCACTACAGCAAATCCGAACCGGCATTGATGGCATCACCATGGCGACGCCACTTGATGCTTTCAAAACGGGTATTAGCAACGGCAATACCGTTGGTGAAGTGCTAGACCAGCCAATCTTTGGTGGCTTGGCCGGTATTGGCTGGGAGTGGGTTAACCTGGCTTACCTAGTGGGCGGTTTGGCTCTGCTTAAACTGCGTATAATCCAATGGCATATCCCCGTTGCAATGTTAGTTTCACTGACTATTGTCAGCGGCTTCTTTGCAATGATTTGGCCTGGCGAAACAGGCTCGCCACTACTGCATTTGTTGTCGGGTGCGACTATGCTCGGTGCATTCTTTATTGCCACCGACCCTGTTTCAGCATCAACCACAGTGAAAGGCCGTTTGATTTTTGGTGCTTTCATTGGCGTGATGGTGTTTATCATCCGTACTTGGGGCGGTTTCCCAGATGGCGTTGCCTTTGGCGTTCTGCTTGCCAACATGTGCGTACCGCTGATCGATTACTACACCAAACCAAGAACTTACGGGCACTGA
- the rsxG gene encoding electron transport complex subunit RsxG — MLNAIRKNGLTLAIFACASTGVVAITQYLTKDQILRQERAQLQATLNEVIPHELHDNELYAACTLVSDPALGTTAAQPAYIATINNEPKALAIETIAPDGYSGAIKLIIGVDVDGTILGTRVLAHQETPGLGDKIDLRITDWILGFSGKQVTEDNLGEWAVRKDGGQFDSFTGATITPRAVVKAVKNTVEYVNNNRDSILNQPRNCGGE; from the coding sequence ATGTTGAATGCAATTAGAAAAAACGGCTTAACACTGGCTATCTTTGCTTGTGCATCAACTGGTGTCGTTGCCATTACCCAGTATCTGACTAAAGATCAGATTTTGCGCCAAGAACGCGCACAGCTTCAAGCGACTCTAAATGAGGTCATCCCTCATGAGCTGCATGACAATGAGCTGTATGCCGCTTGCACCTTGGTCAGCGATCCGGCCCTTGGTACCACTGCAGCGCAGCCAGCTTACATTGCGACCATCAACAATGAACCAAAAGCACTGGCGATTGAAACCATTGCTCCTGATGGTTACAGCGGTGCCATCAAGCTCATCATCGGTGTTGATGTCGATGGCACTATCTTAGGTACACGCGTATTAGCGCACCAAGAAACTCCGGGACTGGGCGATAAAATCGACCTTAGAATCACCGATTGGATTTTGGGTTTCTCTGGTAAGCAAGTGACCGAAGACAACCTGGGTGAGTGGGCAGTCCGCAAAGACGGCGGTCAGTTCGACTCGTTCACTGGCGCGACCATCACGCCAAGAGCAGTGGTGAAAGCCGTCAAAAATACAGTGGAATACGTGAACAACAATCGCGATTCCATTTTAAACCAGCCACGTAACTGTGGAGGTGAGTAA
- a CDS encoding electron transport complex subunit E — translation MTTSKELFKNGMWDNNPALVQLLGLCPLLAVSSTVTNALGLGLATLLVLVGSNVTVSLVRDYVPKEVRIPVFVMIIAALVTCVQLLMNAYAYGLYLSLGIFIPLIVTNCIIIGRAEAFASKNAVGPAALDGLWMGMGMTSALVVLGAMRELIGNGTLFDGADLLLGDWAAALRIEVFQFDSQFLLALLPPGAFIGVGFLIALKNVIDKQIEQRQPKQEKPEIERARVTN, via the coding sequence ATGACAACCTCAAAAGAACTCTTTAAAAATGGCATGTGGGACAACAACCCAGCTTTAGTACAGCTGCTTGGTCTGTGTCCTCTGCTTGCGGTTTCATCCACTGTAACCAATGCATTAGGTTTAGGACTGGCGACGCTATTGGTACTGGTTGGCTCAAACGTCACTGTCTCTTTGGTTCGAGATTATGTGCCAAAAGAAGTGCGTATCCCTGTGTTCGTAATGATCATTGCAGCGCTGGTAACGTGTGTTCAGCTACTGATGAACGCCTACGCCTATGGCCTTTACTTGTCATTGGGTATTTTTATCCCGCTTATCGTGACCAACTGCATCATCATCGGCCGTGCAGAAGCGTTCGCCTCTAAAAATGCGGTTGGCCCTGCTGCTCTCGATGGATTATGGATGGGCATGGGTATGACCTCTGCACTTGTCGTGCTTGGCGCGATGCGTGAGCTAATTGGTAACGGCACCCTGTTTGATGGTGCCGACCTGCTCCTAGGTGACTGGGCGGCAGCCCTTCGCATTGAAGTGTTCCAATTTGATAGTCAGTTCTTGTTGGCCTTGTTGCCACCAGGCGCGTTTATCGGTGTCGGCTTCTTGATTGCTCTTAAGAACGTCATTGATAAGCAAATCGAGCAGCGTCAACCAAAACAAGAAAAACCAGAGATTGAACGCGCTCGCGTTACTAACTAA
- the nth gene encoding endonuclease III has product MNNTKRKEILERLRENNPKPETELNWSSPFELLIAVLLSAQATDVSVNKATDKLYPVANTPEAMLALGVDGVKEYIKTIGLFNSKAENVIKTCKILIEKHGSEVPENREALEALPGVGRKTANVVLNTAFGWPTIAVDTHIYRVSNRTKFAMGKTVDDVEEKLLKVVPKEFKLDVHHWLILHGRYTCVARKPRCGSCIIEDLCEFKEKVYPDN; this is encoded by the coding sequence ATGAACAACACCAAAAGAAAAGAGATTTTAGAGCGGCTTCGCGAAAACAACCCCAAACCAGAGACTGAGCTGAACTGGAGCTCGCCTTTCGAACTGCTGATCGCGGTTCTACTTTCGGCGCAAGCAACCGATGTCAGTGTTAACAAAGCCACTGACAAACTCTATCCGGTTGCGAATACACCAGAAGCCATGCTGGCGCTTGGTGTTGATGGCGTCAAAGAGTACATCAAGACCATTGGTCTGTTTAACTCCAAAGCCGAGAACGTCATCAAGACCTGTAAGATCCTGATCGAAAAACACGGCAGCGAAGTCCCGGAAAACCGTGAAGCGTTAGAAGCGCTACCTGGCGTAGGACGTAAAACCGCCAACGTGGTACTCAACACCGCCTTCGGCTGGCCAACCATCGCCGTAGACACCCATATCTACCGCGTCTCAAACCGCACTAAATTCGCGATGGGCAAAACCGTCGACGATGTGGAAGAGAAACTACTCAAAGTCGTTCCAAAAGAATTTAAGCTTGATGTGCATCACTGGTTGATCCTTCACGGACGCTATACCTGTGTCGCCCGTAAACCGCGCTGCGGCAGCTGCATCATCGAGGACCTCTGCGAATTCAAAGAAAAAGTCTATCCAGACAATTAA
- the gloA gene encoding lactoylglutathione lyase — protein sequence MSNGRILHTMLRVGDLDKSISFYTDVIGMNLLRKNENTEYKYTLAFLGFGDESEGAVIELTYNWGVTEYDLGSAYGHIAIGVDDIYTTCDAIKAAGGNVTREPGPVKGGTTQIAFVKDPDGYMIELIQNKQASAGLEG from the coding sequence ATGTCTAACGGCCGTATCCTTCACACTATGCTACGTGTAGGTGACCTAGATAAATCTATCTCGTTCTACACCGACGTCATTGGTATGAATTTGCTGCGCAAAAATGAAAACACCGAATACAAATACACCCTAGCCTTCCTAGGCTTTGGTGATGAGTCTGAAGGTGCAGTGATAGAGCTAACTTACAACTGGGGCGTCACCGAATACGATCTAGGTAGCGCCTATGGCCACATCGCCATCGGCGTAGACGACATCTACACCACATGCGACGCCATCAAAGCGGCAGGCGGCAACGTCACTCGCGAACCGGGCCCTGTTAAAGGCGGCACCACTCAGATCGCCTTCGTCAAAGACCCCGACGGCTACATGATAGAGTTGATTCAGAACAAGCAAGCGAGTGCTGGCCTTGAAGGTTAA
- the motY gene encoding flagellar protein MotY has product MANAAMEKRYVATPTQSQWEMVSNTPLECRLVHPIPNFGDAEFVARASKKKNLDFELKMRRSMGETRNVSLVSMPPPWRPGDSADRITNLQFFKQFDGYVGGQAAWSILSELEKGRYPTFSYQDWQSRDERIEVSLSSVLFQAKYNVFSDCVANLLPYSFEDISFTILHYDRNSEQLNKTSQHRLQQIAEYVRYNQDIDLVLVSTFTDSSESKSESQQLSEKRAMILQDYFHSLGLPKDRIQVQGYGKRRPIASNASPVGKAKNQRVVISFGRTEV; this is encoded by the coding sequence ATGGCGAATGCGGCAATGGAAAAGCGCTATGTGGCAACACCCACTCAGTCGCAGTGGGAAATGGTAAGTAATACACCGCTTGAATGCCGCCTTGTACATCCGATCCCAAACTTTGGTGATGCGGAGTTTGTCGCTCGTGCCAGTAAAAAGAAGAACCTCGATTTTGAACTTAAAATGCGCCGCTCAATGGGGGAGACGCGTAACGTGAGTTTAGTGTCTATGCCGCCACCATGGCGCCCCGGTGACAGCGCAGACCGCATCACCAACTTGCAGTTCTTTAAACAGTTTGATGGTTACGTCGGTGGGCAGGCCGCTTGGAGTATTTTGAGTGAGCTAGAAAAAGGTCGTTATCCAACGTTCAGTTATCAGGATTGGCAAAGCCGAGACGAGCGTATCGAAGTGTCGTTATCTTCTGTGCTGTTTCAAGCCAAATACAATGTGTTTAGTGATTGTGTCGCCAACTTGTTGCCATACAGCTTTGAAGACATTTCTTTCACCATTTTGCACTACGATCGCAACAGCGAGCAGCTCAACAAGACCTCACAGCATCGCTTACAGCAAATTGCTGAGTACGTGCGCTACAACCAAGATATCGACTTGGTCTTAGTGTCGACCTTTACTGATTCTTCTGAGTCGAAGAGTGAGAGTCAGCAGCTATCGGAAAAACGCGCGATGATTTTGCAGGACTATTTCCACTCTTTGGGGTTGCCGAAAGACCGCATTCAGGTGCAAGGTTATGGTAAGCGTAGGCCGATTGCGAGTAATGCGTCACCAGTGGGTAAAGCGAAAAACCAGAGGGTGGTGATTTCGTTTGGGCGGACTGAGGTTTAG
- the rnt gene encoding ribonuclease T: protein MSVENEALTLKKRFRGYFPVVVDVETAGFNASTDALLEICAITLKMDEEGNLEPATVMHYHIEPFEGANLEKEALEFNGIRDPFSPLRGAVSEQEALKEIYKVIRKEQKQHDCNRAIMVAHNANFDHSFVSAANERAKLKRVPFHPFATFDTATLSGLAYGQTVLAKACKVAGMEFDNKEAHSALYDTQKTAELFCRIVNKWKALGGWPIVDDNQE, encoded by the coding sequence ATGTCTGTAGAAAACGAAGCTCTTACCCTTAAAAAGCGATTCCGTGGTTACTTTCCCGTTGTTGTCGACGTGGAAACAGCAGGTTTTAATGCTAGCACTGATGCGTTACTGGAAATTTGTGCCATCACTTTAAAGATGGACGAAGAAGGTAACCTTGAGCCTGCCACTGTGATGCACTATCACATTGAACCATTCGAAGGCGCCAACTTAGAGAAGGAAGCGCTGGAGTTTAACGGTATTCGTGACCCATTCAGCCCACTTCGTGGTGCGGTATCGGAGCAAGAAGCGTTAAAAGAAATCTACAAAGTGATTCGAAAAGAGCAGAAGCAACACGATTGCAATCGCGCCATCATGGTGGCGCACAATGCGAATTTCGACCACAGTTTTGTAAGTGCGGCAAATGAGCGTGCCAAACTAAAGCGCGTTCCGTTCCACCCGTTTGCAACCTTTGACACGGCCACATTGAGCGGTCTTGCTTATGGTCAAACGGTATTGGCAAAAGCTTGTAAAGTCGCAGGAATGGAGTTCGATAACAAGGAAGCCCACTCGGCTCTTTACGACACTCAAAAGACGGCTGAGCTGTTTTGCCGAATCGTCAATAAATGGAAAGCTCTTGGTGGCTGGCCTATTGTTGACGACAACCAAGAATAA
- a CDS encoding Na+/H+ antiporter family protein, with protein sequence MNPVVISVCIMLVLALMRVNVVVALTFSAIVGGVVSGMSLTEAVSAFEGGLGGGATIALSYAMLGTFAVAISKSGITDLLAQSVIKRIHGKESSAGTTGLKYAVLAALILVTMSSQNIIPVHIAFIPILIPPLLGVFAKLKLDRRLVACVLTFGLVTPYMVLPVGFGGIFLNNILLKNLHDNGLESITAAQVPMAMLLPAAGMITGLLLAIFFSYRKPREYAETELTQIDEEPSHINKKNIVIALAGIVTALAVQLTSGSMIIGALAGFMVFTFGGVIAWKETQDVFTKGVHMMAMIGFIMISAAGFAAVMKQTGGVETLVEALSTSIGDNKPLAALLMLIVGLLVTMGIGSSFSTIPIIATIYVPLAIAFGFSPMATVALVGTAAALGDAGSPASDSTLGPTSGLNADGQHEHIWETVVPTFIHYNIPLIVFGWIAAMVL encoded by the coding sequence ATGAATCCTGTCGTTATTTCCGTTTGCATTATGCTGGTTCTGGCATTGATGCGCGTTAACGTTGTCGTTGCGTTAACATTCAGTGCCATTGTTGGTGGCGTCGTATCTGGTATGTCATTGACCGAAGCCGTAAGTGCCTTTGAAGGTGGTCTAGGTGGCGGTGCTACTATCGCGCTTAGTTATGCGATGCTCGGTACTTTTGCTGTGGCGATTTCTAAGTCTGGCATTACCGATCTCCTTGCACAAAGCGTTATCAAACGCATTCATGGCAAAGAGAGTTCTGCGGGCACAACTGGTCTTAAATACGCGGTTCTTGCTGCGCTTATCCTAGTGACTATGTCGTCACAGAACATCATTCCAGTTCATATCGCCTTTATCCCAATTTTGATCCCACCTTTGCTAGGCGTATTCGCAAAACTTAAGCTAGACCGCCGTCTAGTGGCGTGTGTGCTGACCTTTGGTCTAGTAACGCCTTACATGGTATTGCCTGTCGGTTTTGGTGGCATCTTCCTAAACAACATCCTGCTTAAGAACCTGCACGACAATGGCCTTGAGTCAATTACAGCAGCGCAAGTTCCAATGGCGATGTTGCTACCAGCTGCCGGCATGATCACAGGTCTACTACTGGCGATCTTCTTTAGCTACCGTAAACCTCGCGAATACGCGGAAACTGAGCTAACACAGATTGATGAAGAGCCTTCACACATCAATAAGAAGAACATTGTTATTGCTCTAGCGGGCATTGTTACAGCGCTAGCGGTTCAGCTAACGTCTGGTTCAATGATTATTGGTGCACTAGCAGGCTTCATGGTGTTCACTTTCGGCGGTGTGATCGCATGGAAAGAGACGCAAGATGTGTTCACTAAAGGTGTACACATGATGGCAATGATCGGCTTTATCATGATTTCAGCGGCAGGCTTTGCAGCAGTGATGAAGCAAACTGGCGGCGTTGAAACTCTGGTTGAAGCGCTATCTACTAGCATTGGTGACAACAAGCCACTGGCAGCGCTACTGATGCTTATTGTTGGTCTACTGGTGACTATGGGTATCGGCTCTTCGTTCTCGACCATCCCAATTATCGCAACGATTTACGTACCACTGGCTATCGCGTTTGGCTTCTCGCCAATGGCAACAGTTGCACTGGTTGGTACCGCGGCTGCGCTTGGTGATGCGGGCTCGCCAGCCTCTGACTCAACCTTAGGTCCAACATCGGGTCTAAACGCAGATGGTCAGCACGAACATATTTGGGAAACAGTGGTACCTACCTTTATCCACTACAACATCCCACTGATCGTATTTGGTTGGATTGCGGCGATGGTGCTGTAG
- a CDS encoding DUF1244 domain-containing protein — MADFKYKDLPQEQQDKLDAAVFRRLLEHLDSNKDVQNIDLMILAGFCRNCFSKWYKAEAETAGLDLDIDDARERVYGMTYDEWKTNHQPKATPEQLAAFEARQAKK, encoded by the coding sequence GTGGCTGATTTCAAATACAAAGATTTACCACAAGAGCAACAAGATAAGCTCGACGCTGCGGTATTTCGTCGCCTTCTTGAGCACCTAGACAGCAATAAAGATGTGCAAAACATCGACCTTATGATTTTGGCAGGCTTTTGCCGCAACTGTTTCAGTAAGTGGTACAAAGCAGAAGCGGAAACCGCTGGGTTGGACTTAGACATCGATGATGCGCGCGAGCGTGTCTACGGCATGACTTATGATGAGTGGAAAACCAATCATCAACCTAAGGCGACACCAGAGCAGCTAGCCGCGTTTGAGGCAAGACAAGCGAAGAAATAG